The genomic interval GCGGCACGGTGATCTCCTCGCGGACGGCCTCGACGTCGACGTCGTCGAACAGCTCTGGCGCGACCGCCGCGTCGGCCTCGAGCATCTCGAGGTACGTGTCGCGGAAGGCGTCGGGGTCGGCGTTGATGTCGTCGACCGCGCGGCCGTAGGCCCGCAGGAACGCCTCGAGCAGGTCGCGGTCGACGTCGTCGTTCCCGACGATCCCCATGTGGTTGTCGTACTCGAGGAGCCGCCGGAAGCCGAGGTGGTCGGCGAGGGTGCTGTGGGGGTCGATGAGCGTCACGGCGTCGACGCGACCCTCGTGGAGGGCCCGCAACCGATCGGTCGGCATTCCGCAGCCGACCAGGTCGACCCGATCGGCGGGGACGTGCTCCTCGATGGCCTTCCGGGCGGTGTACTCCTGGCCGGTCCGTAAGTTGACGCCGACCGGGACGTCCGCGAGATCGGCCGGCGTCTCGATGTCGGAGTCAGGTCGTGTGAATACCGTGTACGGGAGGTTCGCGAAGGTCCCGTTCGCGACGATGCGGCCGTCACCCATATCCCACGTCCGACGGATGCTCTCCCACTTGCAGATGGGGTAGAGGTCCA from Natrinema salifodinae carries:
- a CDS encoding ABC transporter substrate-binding protein: MLAQQPIRLFHLPFSFMLPQKVAAERGYFREEGLTVDLVERDRRDVEVKYIPAEETLTEDYDVDLYPICKWESIRRTWDMGDGRIVANGTFANLPYTVFTRPDSDIETPADLADVPVGVNLRTGQEYTARKAIEEHVPADRVDLVGCGMPTDRLRALHEGRVDAVTLIDPHSTLADHLGFRRLLEYDNHMGIVGNDDVDRDLLEAFLRAYGRAVDDINADPDAFRDTYLEMLEADAAVAPELFDDVDVEAVREEITVPRYEVPDPVDRDELDEHLAWMQARGLIDEDAAIDDIVAPL